From Desulfatiglans anilini DSM 4660, one genomic window encodes:
- a CDS encoding rhamnosyltransferase WsaF family glycosyltransferase, whose translation MENGKADEQKQVQVEDLLLNVMEDRAAEEHPAVRFIRRKISPLNLDVRDSFVPRVNVLIGIIDFKYFFGGYISVFSLAKRLALTGYPVRIIVTEECYFEPMEWCRKIRDYEGLEDFFDCVEVVYAPDRKDPIPCHPQDAIVATSCWSAHIAHLTMRALAGDRFIYLSQEYEPIFYELGSLHVLSRMSYDLPHYGIFSTKILMDYHRSNRIGLFRESPEEGEKNSVAFENAILRFDVSEEMLRERPVRRLVFYARPETHAARNCFELGMLALSGAIAEGAFQGKWEFFGIGSLQSSPNCILIDEAGTRLNLLPKMSLNEYRDLLPHFDVGLSLMLSPHPSLVPLEMAAAGIRVVTNTFENKTVDVLQGISTNLIPADPTVEGIRDALIEAAAGVEDWDGRIRGSRVKWPQDWDVSFDGAFLEKMKAFIGWEPPVGAARQKSSAASAGDPDLEPPAVVRSLVKLIARHPDAFVYRVSREDEMYLDSLGHVGEDEALWWYFKSGLMSFETIQKIVTASQRRFEDVGSFLDFACGYGRVSRFLVQVMDPQKIWVSDIYQNAVRFQERFFGVNGFFSKTEPSEVRFPERFEIVYVGSLFSHLPAARFEEWLIRLYGLLEDEGVLILSTHSEKAVPPGVPLAEDGFTFIPFSESRSLSKEEYGSTYVRKDWFERLASRLGMTNLTCMAEELCEQQDIYVLSKRYIPTLSTLVPTFRPVGSIDTITITDDQTFYMRGWAADRQTGAPVKQVMIYCDGSEVGEAALGYARTDVRDYFQRDEFVMSGWEFEGRPPVLNSQGISLREGIIVKVTGWGGETGYLNGMGF comes from the coding sequence ATGGAAAATGGGAAAGCGGATGAGCAGAAGCAAGTTCAGGTAGAGGATCTCCTATTGAATGTGATGGAGGACCGTGCAGCCGAAGAGCATCCGGCTGTGCGGTTCATCCGCCGTAAGATCAGTCCTCTGAATCTGGATGTACGCGATTCTTTTGTCCCTCGTGTAAACGTGCTCATCGGCATCATCGACTTCAAGTATTTTTTCGGCGGGTATATCAGTGTCTTCAGTCTGGCGAAGCGCCTGGCCCTCACCGGGTATCCGGTAAGGATCATCGTGACCGAGGAATGCTATTTCGAGCCCATGGAATGGTGCAGGAAGATCCGGGACTATGAAGGGCTCGAAGACTTCTTCGATTGCGTCGAAGTGGTGTATGCGCCGGACAGAAAAGATCCGATTCCATGCCATCCGCAGGATGCCATCGTGGCGACGAGCTGCTGGAGTGCCCATATCGCTCATTTGACCATGCGTGCCCTGGCGGGTGATCGCTTCATCTATCTGAGCCAGGAGTACGAACCGATCTTTTATGAACTGGGCTCCCTCCATGTCCTGTCCCGGATGAGCTATGACCTCCCCCACTATGGTATTTTTTCGACGAAGATCCTGATGGATTATCATCGCAGCAATCGGATCGGGCTGTTCCGGGAATCGCCTGAGGAAGGTGAGAAGAACTCCGTCGCCTTCGAGAACGCGATCCTCCGGTTCGATGTCAGCGAGGAGATGCTCAGGGAACGGCCCGTGAGGCGTCTGGTATTCTATGCAAGGCCTGAGACCCATGCGGCGAGAAACTGCTTCGAACTCGGCATGCTCGCACTTTCCGGGGCGATCGCCGAGGGTGCCTTTCAGGGAAAGTGGGAGTTTTTCGGCATCGGATCGCTTCAGTCCTCTCCCAACTGTATCCTGATCGACGAGGCGGGGACCCGCCTCAATCTTCTGCCGAAGATGAGTCTGAACGAGTACCGTGATCTCCTGCCGCATTTCGACGTCGGCTTGAGCCTGATGCTGAGCCCGCACCCGAGCCTTGTTCCCCTCGAGATGGCCGCTGCCGGGATTCGGGTGGTGACCAATACCTTTGAGAACAAAACGGTCGATGTGCTGCAAGGCATTTCTACGAATCTCATCCCGGCCGACCCCACGGTTGAGGGCATTCGTGATGCGCTTATCGAAGCGGCCGCAGGCGTGGAGGATTGGGACGGGCGCATCCGGGGATCACGCGTGAAGTGGCCTCAGGATTGGGATGTGTCGTTCGATGGGGCATTTCTGGAGAAGATGAAAGCTTTCATCGGATGGGAGCCCCCGGTGGGGGCGGCGAGGCAGAAGTCGTCCGCGGCTTCGGCGGGTGATCCGGACCTCGAGCCTCCAGCCGTCGTTCGCTCGCTTGTCAAGCTGATTGCAAGACATCCGGATGCCTTCGTTTACCGGGTCAGCCGCGAGGATGAGATGTACCTCGACAGCCTCGGCCATGTGGGGGAGGATGAGGCGCTGTGGTGGTATTTCAAATCGGGTCTTATGTCGTTTGAAACCATTCAGAAGATTGTGACGGCGTCCCAACGGAGGTTTGAGGATGTCGGAAGCTTCCTTGATTTCGCTTGCGGCTATGGCCGGGTCTCGCGGTTTCTGGTTCAGGTGATGGATCCTCAAAAAATCTGGGTGAGCGATATCTATCAGAATGCCGTCAGATTTCAGGAGCGCTTTTTCGGGGTGAACGGTTTTTTTTCGAAGACAGAGCCTTCAGAGGTTCGGTTTCCAGAGAGGTTCGAGATTGTTTACGTCGGTTCGCTCTTTTCCCATCTGCCCGCCGCCCGGTTCGAAGAATGGCTGATCCGGCTGTACGGTCTGCTCGAGGATGAGGGTGTCCTGATCCTTTCGACCCACAGCGAGAAGGCCGTTCCGCCAGGAGTGCCGCTCGCGGAGGACGGTTTTACCTTTATCCCCTTCAGTGAAAGCCGAAGCCTTTCGAAGGAGGAGTATGGCAGCACTTATGTGCGGAAGGACTGGTTCGAGCGTCTCGCTTCCCGGCTGGGTATGACCAATCTTACCTGCATGGCGGAGGAGTTGTGCGAACAACAGGACATCTATGTCCTTTCGAAACGTTATATCCCCACGCTGAGCACGCTTGTCCCCACCTTCAGGCCGGTCGGGAGTATCGACACGATCACGATTACCGATGATCAAACCTTTTATATGCGGGGCTGGGCGGCTGACCGTCAGACAGGTGCGCCTGTCAAGCAGGTCATGATCTATTGCGATGGGAGTGAGGTGGGCGAGGCGGCCCTGGGTTATGCCCGGACAGATGTCAGGGATTACTTCCAAAGGGATGAATTCGTCATGTCGGGCTGGGAGTTCGAGGGGCGGCCGCCCGTGCTGAACAGCCAGGGGATCTCCCTGCGCGAAGGGATCATCGTTAAGGTTACCGGCTGGGGCGGCGAGACCGGCTATCTGAACGGAATGGGTTTCTGA
- a CDS encoding glycosyltransferase: MPLGREFLFNVYTDLSKPLHVGKGNVLYVQGWCYHTEEHIRSLTVIFDGAAHPVRNFGLARLDVFRAQFGIADMRGHSLNSGFWVMIPLQAEVARRTAGLKLSAVLADGTVCEVDGGQVRLEPDLTMEPVAVRADAAEPLVAICMATYNPPVGFLRRQIESIKRQTYRNWVCIVNDDCSSPECLSSIADCIGDDPRFLLFSNEWNLGYYHNFERILTRVPQEAAYVALADQDDRWHESKIERLLDEFDDSTTLVYSDMNIVDGRGNLISDTYWTTRKNNFSRLDLLLLANTVTGAASMFRRDLIPCLLPFPEKIDDIYHDHFIACVALSCGCIRYVDEPLYDYFQHGENVIGHYVKTGKKSPYVRISLIDKIKSIKQTLCALPAALKGVFFYYQSQYYNNFIRRIIFSIIIKERCVDIDNKNKRILDGFISTESSCWYLVYQVVRNRLMRRGPITMHLDGILLKSVLSVKLLKYYYRVRRWFIPTGPVSG, translated from the coding sequence ATGCCGCTTGGACGGGAATTCCTCTTTAATGTTTATACGGACCTTTCGAAACCCCTGCATGTCGGCAAGGGCAATGTGCTCTATGTCCAGGGCTGGTGCTATCACACGGAGGAACACATCCGCAGTCTGACGGTGATCTTCGACGGCGCGGCGCATCCGGTCAGGAACTTCGGTCTAGCCAGGTTGGATGTCTTCCGTGCGCAATTCGGCATTGCCGACATGCGGGGGCACAGCCTGAACAGCGGGTTTTGGGTGATGATACCCCTGCAGGCGGAGGTCGCCCGGAGAACCGCTGGGCTGAAGCTGAGCGCAGTGCTGGCGGATGGAACGGTCTGCGAGGTGGATGGGGGGCAGGTTCGCCTCGAGCCGGACTTGACAATGGAGCCTGTAGCGGTGCGGGCAGATGCCGCCGAGCCCCTGGTGGCCATCTGTATGGCGACCTACAACCCGCCGGTCGGCTTTTTGAGGCGGCAGATCGAGTCCATTAAAAGACAGACCTACCGGAACTGGGTGTGTATCGTGAACGACGATTGCTCCAGTCCGGAATGTCTTTCCTCGATAGCAGACTGCATCGGCGATGATCCGAGGTTCCTCCTTTTTTCCAATGAATGGAATCTTGGTTATTACCATAATTTCGAGCGGATTTTGACGCGGGTCCCGCAGGAGGCCGCTTATGTCGCCCTTGCGGATCAGGACGACCGGTGGCACGAATCCAAGATCGAGAGGCTGCTGGATGAATTCGACGATTCGACGACCCTTGTATATTCCGATATGAATATCGTCGACGGCCGGGGTAATCTGATTTCGGACACCTATTGGACGACGAGAAAAAACAATTTTTCCCGGCTCGATTTGCTGCTTCTGGCCAATACAGTGACGGGGGCGGCATCGATGTTCCGGCGGGATCTGATCCCTTGCCTGCTGCCCTTTCCTGAAAAGATCGACGATATCTATCACGACCATTTTATCGCCTGTGTCGCTTTGAGCTGTGGCTGCATACGTTATGTGGACGAACCGCTTTATGATTATTTCCAGCATGGTGAAAACGTCATAGGTCATTATGTGAAAACGGGTAAAAAATCACCGTACGTTCGTATCTCACTGATTGATAAGATAAAGTCCATCAAGCAGACCTTGTGTGCGCTGCCTGCAGCTTTGAAGGGGGTTTTTTTCTATTATCAATCTCAATATTATAATAACTTCATAAGAAGAATCATTTTTAGCATTATTATAAAAGAGCGATGTGTTGATATAGATAATAAAAATAAACGCATTCTCGATGGTTTTATCTCGACGGAATCGTCCTGTTGGTATCTCGTTTATCAGGTTGTCCGAAATCGGTTGATGCGGCGCGGTCCGATTACGATGCATTTGGATGGCATTTTGTTGAAGAGTGTCCTGTCCGTCAAATTACTCAAATACTACTACAGGGTTCGCAGATGGTTCATCCCGACTGGTCCTGTTTCCGGTTAG
- a CDS encoding sulfotransferase gives MKDPLENGVIAVIGMHRSGTSMIAGLLHACGLFLGPEDRLLPPHETNRMGFFEHEDFVNINERILAHFGGSWHAPPPLEGRWYADPALASLAEEARALIASFPVNALWGFKDPRTTILVPFWRRLIPGLRFVVCMRDPLEVGRSLLQRDDIPVQRGAWLWEHYVTAALRGTEGAPRCIVYFDEFFKIPTSAARRIVEFCRLAWPEDAKWVEKTIRSDLHHQQVGLQEFFEEDDLPARVKIIYLMTRAVCRDGYAAGDAGEDDVKTGRLSALVDFVRQMGEENALLRTERRLGEMMTALAENERALAGSVSKVSALEEIISQKDMFTDDIKKLNGKLLEDKERQVIAANDALSRKQIELEELASRHNRILSENEQQLARIKKEYEDIFADRDRQLSESREVLKEKEARFNAFEKESRDLILKKDAEIRDKTAALNDSYKNEENLKVEIDNLIKQIENKEQVIKSLMEESKNHFLRVSELENSVLERENEIKEAEQAISLKTQLLVKQNKAIFALSERTRNQETVLRIKDQYCRNIEKEIRVKIEVIRNLENVIQEKETQHFDDNDRLVSAGREIAESRVKERSFETQIENLNRLIRLMEADVDEKSRKITELETLLTEHAETLRNIFDSQSWKAVRFYGKIKGFFLS, from the coding sequence TTGAAAGACCCTTTGGAAAATGGTGTGATTGCCGTCATTGGGATGCATCGCAGCGGCACCTCGATGATCGCAGGGTTGCTGCATGCGTGCGGCCTGTTCCTCGGCCCCGAAGACAGGCTGTTGCCGCCGCATGAAACGAACCGGATGGGCTTTTTCGAGCATGAGGATTTCGTGAATATCAACGAACGGATCCTGGCTCATTTCGGTGGTTCCTGGCATGCACCGCCGCCTCTCGAAGGGCGGTGGTATGCGGATCCGGCTCTGGCTTCTCTGGCTGAAGAGGCGCGAGCCCTCATCGCCTCCTTCCCGGTGAATGCATTGTGGGGTTTCAAGGATCCCAGGACGACGATCCTTGTGCCTTTTTGGCGCCGTCTCATTCCAGGTCTGCGGTTTGTCGTCTGCATGCGCGACCCCCTGGAAGTGGGGAGATCCCTGCTTCAACGCGATGATATTCCGGTGCAGCGCGGTGCATGGCTGTGGGAGCATTATGTCACGGCGGCCCTCCGTGGCACGGAAGGCGCGCCGCGTTGCATCGTCTATTTCGATGAATTCTTCAAGATCCCAACCTCCGCTGCCAGGCGGATAGTCGAGTTCTGCCGTCTCGCGTGGCCGGAGGATGCCAAATGGGTCGAGAAGACCATCCGTTCGGATTTGCATCACCAGCAGGTTGGACTGCAGGAGTTTTTCGAAGAGGATGACCTGCCTGCGAGGGTCAAGATCATCTATCTGATGACGCGGGCCGTCTGCAGAGACGGCTATGCAGCGGGGGATGCCGGCGAGGATGATGTGAAAACGGGCCGATTGTCCGCACTCGTTGACTTTGTGCGGCAGATGGGTGAAGAAAACGCGCTACTGCGCACTGAGCGACGGCTGGGTGAGATGATGACGGCCCTGGCAGAGAATGAGCGCGCCTTGGCGGGATCCGTTTCCAAGGTTTCTGCCCTTGAGGAGATAATCTCTCAGAAAGATATGTTTACAGATGACATCAAAAAATTAAACGGGAAACTCCTGGAGGATAAGGAGCGGCAGGTTATTGCGGCCAATGATGCGTTGTCGCGAAAGCAGATCGAATTGGAAGAACTGGCCTCGAGGCACAACCGCATTTTGAGTGAAAATGAGCAGCAGTTGGCGCGAATCAAAAAGGAATATGAAGATATTTTTGCGGATAGAGACAGGCAATTGTCCGAATCGCGGGAGGTCTTGAAGGAAAAGGAAGCTCGGTTTAACGCGTTTGAGAAAGAATCCCGGGATCTGATCTTGAAGAAAGATGCCGAGATTCGGGATAAGACCGCCGCCCTGAACGATTCATATAAGAACGAAGAAAACTTGAAGGTTGAAATCGATAATTTAATTAAGCAAATAGAAAATAAGGAACAAGTTATCAAAAGTCTCATGGAGGAATCAAAAAATCATTTTCTGCGTGTTTCAGAACTCGAAAACAGCGTTCTGGAGAGAGAAAATGAAATAAAAGAAGCAGAACAGGCGATTTCCTTGAAAACCCAGTTGCTGGTCAAGCAGAATAAAGCGATTTTTGCATTATCCGAAAGAACAAGAAATCAGGAAACGGTTTTGAGGATAAAAGATCAGTACTGTAGGAACATCGAAAAGGAAATCCGCGTAAAGATAGAGGTTATTAGAAACCTTGAAAATGTGATTCAGGAAAAAGAGACACAACACTTTGATGATAACGACAGGTTAGTGTCTGCGGGACGGGAAATCGCCGAGTCCAGGGTAAAAGAACGGTCTTTTGAAACGCAAATAGAAAATCTGAATCGATTGATCCGCCTCATGGAAGCGGATGTCGATGAGAAAAGCCGAAAAATAACCGAACTCGAAACCCTTTTGACTGAGCACGCCGAAACACTGCGGAATATTTTCGACTCCCAGTCGTGGAAGGCGGTTCGCTTCTATGGAAAAATCAAGGGGTTTTTCCTTTCCTGA
- the lptG gene encoding LPS export ABC transporter permease LptG, translated as MSILQRYIIKEFAYIFCLCLIGFTSIFLIIDFIGKIDNFLEVHAGFSDVVKYFLYKLPFLAVQMTPAATLISVVILFSILRKNNEMTALKASGISVFQSSFPLLIAALILSCCVLAFSETVIPITSSKSEAIWNTVVKRVDSERSLYRNHVWHRGTDRICYIHRFDGKKNEMDQPILYIFDESFVITKEIHAEKAMWKNGEWVGLKGIELTRNENGSYDMVRFKAINMPIEQLPEAFLVPVKEPEEMTYGQLKRFAEQIEADGYDANEYLVNLYLKVAFPFINFLMILWGIPIALSLPKGGAPAAVSVGIGVCFIYIVALGVMRSLGLTGLLPPWLAVWSANIGFGFGGCYVLMRVRT; from the coding sequence ATGAGCATCCTACAGCGATATATCATTAAAGAGTTCGCTTACATCTTTTGCTTGTGCCTGATCGGTTTCACAAGTATTTTTTTGATCATTGATTTCATCGGAAAAATCGATAATTTTCTTGAGGTGCATGCAGGATTTTCAGATGTTGTGAAGTATTTCCTGTATAAGCTACCGTTTCTCGCTGTACAGATGACGCCGGCTGCAACGCTTATTTCCGTAGTCATTTTGTTTTCTATTTTGAGAAAGAATAATGAAATGACTGCTTTGAAGGCCAGTGGAATAAGTGTTTTTCAAAGCAGTTTTCCTCTTCTGATAGCCGCCTTGATCCTATCCTGCTGCGTTTTGGCTTTCTCCGAAACGGTGATACCTATTACAAGCAGTAAAAGCGAAGCGATATGGAATACTGTTGTGAAAAGAGTTGATAGTGAGCGTTCACTTTACAGAAATCATGTGTGGCATCGTGGGACAGACAGGATATGTTATATCCATCGATTTGATGGCAAAAAAAACGAAATGGATCAACCCATATTGTATATATTTGATGAATCGTTTGTGATTACCAAGGAAATTCATGCTGAAAAGGCCATGTGGAAAAATGGCGAATGGGTTGGCCTGAAGGGCATAGAACTGACAAGAAATGAAAACGGATCTTACGATATGGTTCGTTTCAAAGCAATCAATATGCCCATAGAACAGTTGCCTGAAGCGTTTCTGGTTCCAGTGAAAGAGCCGGAGGAAATGACCTATGGTCAGCTCAAACGATTTGCCGAGCAGATCGAAGCGGATGGTTATGACGCCAACGAGTACCTGGTCAATCTTTATCTCAAGGTTGCCTTTCCTTTTATCAATTTCCTGATGATCCTGTGGGGGATCCCGATTGCACTCAGTCTTCCCAAAGGCGGGGCGCCCGCTGCCGTTTCGGTGGGGATAGGGGTCTGTTTTATCTACATCGTCGCCCTCGGCGTCATGCGATCGCTCGGTCTGACCGGTCTGCTGCCACCGTGGCTTGCCGTCTGGTCGGCCAATATCGGCTTCGGCTTCGGTGGGTGCTATGTGCTTATGAGGGTTCGCACATGA
- the lptF gene encoding LPS export ABC transporter permease LptF, giving the protein MNKILDRYLANEMWPPFFSSLVVAVFIIIATELLPITDLIVGQGVKLSLVLWMIAYLLPDILTFSMPAAALMSTIVAFLRLSSDSEIIAMRASGIGLKQMLPPVLFLCSAGMLATLLITVFAVPWGNSSFKDTLFELAQTKAATAIRSNVFSEPFPNVTFYVNRFSRATGVMEEVFVVDRRDPRSINTIVANEGKISYLREKQMVMIHFSKGSILVVEKDMSTARTIKFEAYDLSVGLQDMIRAWRMREKAPKELSVQELAMQIEETKEGVRHNEMVVELMEKITVPIAVFLMGLVGFPLGAQLQSRGRSMGIGVGLVVFMVYYLCLAGVRSLSESATVPPMFAVWIPNTFLLASFIYLFRRVSREKHLHLNLHRFFRDLQKK; this is encoded by the coding sequence ATGAACAAGATACTCGACCGCTATCTGGCCAACGAAATGTGGCCGCCCTTTTTTTCCAGCCTGGTCGTGGCGGTATTCATCATCATTGCGACCGAACTTCTCCCCATAACGGATCTGATCGTCGGGCAGGGGGTGAAACTCAGCCTGGTCCTCTGGATGATCGCCTACCTGCTGCCGGATATCCTGACGTTCTCGATGCCGGCGGCTGCCCTCATGTCCACGATCGTCGCGTTTCTGAGGCTGTCTTCCGACAGTGAAATCATTGCCATGCGGGCTTCTGGGATCGGCCTGAAGCAGATGTTGCCGCCCGTGCTTTTTCTCTGTTCGGCCGGGATGCTTGCCACCCTGTTGATAACGGTGTTCGCTGTCCCCTGGGGGAACAGCTCTTTCAAAGACACCCTTTTCGAGTTGGCTCAGACGAAGGCGGCTACGGCGATCAGATCGAACGTCTTTTCAGAGCCTTTTCCAAACGTCACCTTTTACGTGAACCGGTTTTCCAGGGCTACAGGGGTGATGGAGGAGGTCTTCGTCGTCGATCGCAGAGATCCGAGGTCCATCAACACCATTGTGGCCAATGAGGGAAAAATCAGCTATCTTCGCGAGAAGCAGATGGTCATGATCCATTTTTCTAAAGGGTCCATCCTGGTTGTCGAAAAAGACATGAGCACTGCAAGGACGATCAAGTTCGAGGCGTATGACCTGAGTGTCGGATTGCAGGACATGATAAGGGCGTGGAGGATGAGAGAAAAAGCACCCAAAGAGCTTTCGGTTCAAGAGTTGGCAATGCAGATCGAGGAAACCAAAGAGGGTGTAAGGCACAACGAGATGGTCGTTGAATTGATGGAAAAAATTACAGTGCCTATAGCTGTGTTTCTTATGGGATTGGTCGGTTTTCCTTTGGGCGCGCAACTTCAGAGCAGAGGAAGATCTATGGGCATCGGAGTGGGTCTGGTGGTTTTCATGGTTTACTATTTATGTCTTGCCGGTGTCCGGAGCCTTTCGGAAAGCGCGACCGTGCCGCCGATGTTTGCCGTCTGGATCCCCAATACCTTTCTTCTCGCATCCTTTATTTATCTTTTTAGAAGAGTGTCAAGAGAGAAGCATTTGCACCTGAATCTGCATCGTTTTTTCAGGGATCTTCAAAAGAAATAA
- a CDS encoding glycosyltransferase, whose product MSLSSPDTLEKAAVDVVIVNYKSTDLLSQCLDSIQTVSGDLRCKVFVEDNSEDDDIDRIAEKFPAASIEKNRRNIGFAKGVNKGLALCTAPYVLVLNPDTVVHPGFFETMLHYMERHPDIGILGPRILDHDGSVQGSARGFPTPLTAFFGRRSVFSRLFPNNRITRENVRTMDCDGQTPMEVDWVSGACMVVRRSAFKTVGYLDERFFMYWEDTDWCRRMWANGWRVVYLPSASITHFVGGSSERNVFGSVLAFHQSSYKLFAKYLSPSQAFFKPLVFIGIIIRCLFVCTFQALSRGGRLLRRKGNAWGSKRGGGLQDGKIRIVRFIARLNIGGPAIHVHLLTRDLDRARFATTLITGKISRQEGDMGYLFVDLPEKVVFIPELQREISPLMDILAFRSVLKVLHLRKPHIVDTHTAKAGTTARLAAIFYNLFSRRKIRMVHTFHGHVFEGYFSRVLSGLYVWIERLLALRTDVIIAISPSQKKDLAYKFRIASAEKIKSVPLGFDLTPFLRSGERKGRFKRGLGFSEDTALVGIIGRLVPIKNHRLFLEAANRCIKEKGMDHLRFAVIGDGEMRIGLETYCRELGITPYVRFTGWLRDLTEVYADLDVLALTSDNEGTPVSMIEAMAASVPVIATDAGGVVDLLGKPVRSIPNRGFTLCERGVLCAKGDSRGFSNGLTYLLHNEDHTREAFARAARSFVIRRFSEERLLRDMEELYQGLVERPSH is encoded by the coding sequence ATGAGTTTATCTTCCCCTGATACCTTAGAGAAGGCTGCCGTTGATGTGGTGATCGTCAACTACAAGAGCACCGATCTCCTGAGTCAGTGCCTGGATTCTATCCAGACGGTAAGTGGAGATCTGAGATGCAAGGTATTTGTGGAAGACAACAGCGAAGACGATGACATCGATCGAATCGCCGAGAAATTTCCGGCAGCCAGCATTGAAAAAAACAGAAGAAACATCGGGTTTGCGAAGGGGGTCAACAAAGGGTTGGCCTTGTGCACGGCGCCCTACGTCCTGGTTTTGAACCCGGATACGGTTGTGCATCCGGGTTTTTTTGAAACGATGCTGCATTATATGGAGAGGCATCCCGACATTGGGATCCTGGGCCCGAGGATCCTCGATCATGATGGATCCGTTCAGGGCTCGGCACGCGGTTTTCCTACCCCGTTGACGGCGTTTTTCGGGCGCCGCTCCGTTTTTTCAAGGCTTTTTCCCAACAATCGGATTACACGCGAAAATGTTCGGACGATGGATTGCGACGGTCAAACGCCCATGGAGGTGGACTGGGTCTCCGGTGCCTGCATGGTCGTGAGACGGTCGGCCTTCAAGACAGTCGGGTATCTCGATGAGCGTTTTTTTATGTACTGGGAGGATACCGACTGGTGCAGGCGGATGTGGGCGAACGGGTGGAGGGTCGTTTATCTGCCATCGGCCTCCATCACCCATTTTGTGGGGGGGAGCAGCGAAAGGAATGTTTTCGGTTCGGTGCTCGCCTTTCATCAAAGCAGCTACAAACTCTTTGCGAAGTACTTGAGCCCTTCGCAGGCATTCTTCAAACCGCTCGTGTTTATCGGCATCATCATACGATGTCTGTTTGTCTGCACTTTTCAGGCGTTGAGCAGAGGAGGGCGGCTTCTCAGGAGAAAAGGAAACGCATGGGGATCGAAACGGGGTGGCGGGCTGCAGGATGGAAAGATCCGAATCGTGCGGTTTATCGCGCGTCTGAATATCGGCGGCCCGGCGATCCATGTCCACCTGTTGACCCGCGACCTCGATCGGGCACGTTTTGCGACAACGCTGATCACCGGGAAGATATCGCGTCAAGAAGGGGACATGGGGTACCTTTTTGTGGATTTGCCCGAAAAGGTGGTTTTCATTCCTGAACTGCAGCGCGAAATCAGCCCTCTCATGGACATTCTTGCTTTCCGCAGCGTGCTGAAGGTCCTGCACCTGAGAAAACCGCACATCGTCGACACCCACACCGCCAAGGCAGGGACCACGGCGCGACTCGCAGCGATTTTTTACAACCTATTCAGCCGGAGAAAAATCCGGATGGTTCATACCTTCCACGGCCATGTTTTCGAAGGGTACTTCAGCAGGGTGCTTTCCGGTTTGTATGTCTGGATCGAGCGGTTGCTCGCTCTGCGAACGGATGTCATCATAGCGATCAGCCCCTCACAGAAGAAGGATCTGGCGTATAAGTTCCGCATAGCGTCCGCTGAAAAGATCAAGAGCGTCCCCCTCGGTTTCGACCTGACGCCATTTCTCCGGAGCGGCGAACGGAAAGGCCGGTTCAAGCGCGGCCTCGGATTTTCAGAGGACACAGCCCTTGTCGGCATCATTGGACGCTTGGTGCCGATCAAGAATCACCGCCTGTTTCTGGAGGCGGCCAATCGCTGCATCAAAGAAAAAGGGATGGATCATCTGAGATTCGCTGTCATCGGCGATGGCGAGATGCGCATCGGTCTCGAAACCTATTGCAGAGAACTGGGAATCACCCCCTATGTCCGTTTTACGGGATGGCTCAGGGACTTGACCGAGGTCTATGCCGATCTTGACGTTCTGGCGCTGACCTCGGATAATGAGGGCACCCCGGTTTCCATGATCGAAGCCATGGCTGCATCGGTCCCTGTCATCGCCACGGATGCCGGCGGTGTCGTCGATTTGCTGGGAAAGCCTGTCAGGAGCATCCCAAACCGCGGATTTACCTTGTGTGAGCGGGGGGTTCTGTGTGCGAAAGGGGACTCGAGGGGTTTCAGCAACGGCTTGACGTATTTGCTTCACAATGAGGACCATACGCGGGAAGCATTCGCCCGCGCGGCCAGATCCTTTGTAATACGCCGGTTTTCAGAGGAAAGGCTCTTGCGCGATATGGAAGAGCTTTATCAGGGCCTGGTGGAGCGTCCGTCCCATTGA